From Nitratidesulfovibrio vulgaris str. Hildenborough, a single genomic window includes:
- a CDS encoding glutamate synthase-related protein, translating into MQPAQGITPSTLSVKDLPWQVEWDRATCALCGRCTAVCPVNAIELGVHRQRIVDAPVGLAKRPSNAHTVYHGVRQRTDAAYACVGCGMCTMVCPNNAIRPVHQAEATALRFHNNRGGQPRTRGGRRNDPLGLLDQIKFIRISMLTDPALDAGRHEFELRTLLGRILPPEEGMAALHGNGWVPPVREIYPLVIGGMSFGALSPNMWEGLQMGVAYLNEEMGMPVRMCTGEGGCPPRLLRSRFLKYVILQIASGYFGWDEILHAIPEMKEDPCAIEIKYGQGAKPGDGGLLMWHKVNKLIASIRGVPPGVSLPSPPTHQTKYSIEEAVAKMIQSMSMAWGFRVPVYPKISGTATALAVLNNLVRNPYAAGLAIDGEDGGTGAAYNISMNHMGHPIASNIRDCYNALAAQGRQNEIPIMAGGGIGKNGNLAHNAAALIMLGASMVQSGKYIMQAAAGCVGSEVDRCNICNIGRCPKGITSQDPRVYRRLDPEKVAERLVDVYLAFDTELKKVFAPLGRSTSLPVGMSDALGIADRNAAERLGIRYVV; encoded by the coding sequence ATGCAGCCAGCTCAAGGCATTACCCCCTCGACCCTGAGCGTGAAGGACCTGCCATGGCAGGTCGAATGGGACAGGGCCACCTGTGCGCTGTGCGGTCGCTGTACCGCCGTGTGCCCGGTGAACGCCATCGAGCTTGGCGTGCATCGGCAGCGCATCGTCGACGCGCCCGTGGGCCTCGCCAAACGCCCGTCCAACGCGCACACCGTCTACCACGGCGTACGCCAGCGCACCGACGCGGCCTATGCCTGCGTGGGCTGCGGCATGTGCACCATGGTCTGCCCCAACAACGCCATCCGCCCCGTGCATCAGGCCGAGGCCACCGCACTGCGCTTCCACAACAACCGTGGCGGACAGCCGCGCACCCGTGGCGGGCGACGCAACGACCCGCTGGGGCTGCTCGACCAGATCAAATTCATCCGCATCTCCATGCTCACCGACCCGGCCCTCGATGCCGGACGGCACGAGTTCGAACTGCGCACCCTGCTGGGCCGCATCCTGCCCCCCGAAGAGGGCATGGCCGCGCTGCATGGCAACGGCTGGGTGCCGCCGGTGCGCGAAATCTACCCGCTGGTCATCGGCGGCATGAGCTTCGGCGCGCTCTCGCCCAACATGTGGGAAGGGTTGCAGATGGGCGTGGCCTACCTCAACGAGGAGATGGGCATGCCCGTGCGCATGTGCACCGGCGAGGGCGGCTGCCCCCCGCGCCTGTTGCGCTCGCGCTTCCTCAAGTACGTCATCCTCCAGATAGCCTCGGGCTACTTCGGCTGGGACGAGATACTCCACGCCATCCCCGAGATGAAGGAAGACCCCTGCGCCATCGAGATCAAATACGGGCAGGGTGCCAAGCCCGGCGACGGAGGCCTGCTCATGTGGCACAAGGTCAACAAGCTCATCGCCTCAATCCGTGGCGTGCCCCCCGGCGTCTCGCTGCCGAGTCCGCCCACGCACCAGACCAAGTACTCCATCGAAGAGGCCGTGGCGAAGATGATCCAGTCCATGAGCATGGCCTGGGGCTTCCGCGTGCCCGTCTACCCCAAGATATCCGGCACCGCCACGGCACTGGCCGTGCTCAACAACCTCGTCCGCAATCCCTATGCGGCGGGGCTTGCCATCGACGGTGAGGACGGCGGCACGGGTGCGGCCTACAACATCTCCATGAACCACATGGGACACCCCATCGCCTCCAACATCCGCGACTGCTACAACGCCCTCGCCGCGCAGGGCCGCCAGAACGAGATTCCCATCATGGCGGGCGGCGGCATCGGCAAGAACGGCAACCTCGCGCACAACGCCGCCGCGCTCATCATGCTCGGCGCCAGCATGGTGCAGAGTGGCAAGTACATCATGCAGGCGGCTGCGGGCTGCGTCGGCTCGGAGGTCGACCGCTGCAACATCTGCAACATAGGCCGCTGCCCCAAGGGCATCACCTCGCAGGACCCGAGGGTGTACCGCCGCCTCGACCCCGAGAAGGTCGCCGAAAGGCTGGTGGACGTGTACCTCGCCTTCGACACCGAACTGAAGAAGGTGTTCGCGCCACTGGGCCGCTCCACATCGCTGCCCGTGGGCATGTCAGACGCCCTCGGCATCGCCGACCGCAATGCGGCGGAGAGGCTCGGCATCAGGTACGTCGTCTAG
- a CDS encoding ADP-ribosylglycohydrolase family protein, whose product MTRIEAAILASFVADSLALGAHWEYDQQHILQEYGRMTEMRAPGRRGYHAGKALGDLSHYGDQTMLLFRSVSALGRFDLADFARRWVEEMSHYKGYMDKATLGALENFRAGRPPSATGAITNDFAGASRIAPLLAVHAAAPDVLVEAARAQTLMTHGAPVIGDGAAFFARTALYLLDGAGMEDALRKAASEPYGALPAQDWVEFALMAGGTDTSAAIARFGQSCGMQGAFCGVVHMAVRHEHEPETGLVENVMGGGDSCARGLMLGMLMGARHGGEWLPRRWLDALRVTGEVRDWFESR is encoded by the coding sequence ATGACACGCATCGAAGCCGCCATACTCGCCTCGTTCGTAGCGGACTCGCTCGCACTGGGCGCACACTGGGAATACGACCAGCAGCACATCCTTCAGGAATACGGCCGCATGACGGAAATGCGCGCCCCCGGAAGGCGCGGATACCATGCCGGAAAGGCTCTTGGCGACCTGTCGCACTACGGCGACCAGACCATGTTGCTCTTCAGGTCCGTGTCGGCCCTGGGGCGTTTCGACCTCGCAGACTTCGCCCGGAGATGGGTCGAGGAGATGTCGCACTACAAGGGCTACATGGACAAGGCGACCTTGGGCGCGCTCGAGAACTTCCGGGCCGGACGCCCCCCTTCGGCGACAGGCGCCATCACCAACGACTTCGCCGGTGCTTCACGCATCGCACCGCTTCTGGCAGTCCATGCCGCAGCGCCCGATGTGCTTGTCGAGGCCGCACGTGCGCAGACGCTCATGACGCACGGGGCACCCGTCATCGGCGACGGTGCCGCGTTCTTCGCCCGCACCGCGTTGTACCTGCTTGATGGCGCAGGCATGGAGGACGCGTTGCGCAAGGCCGCGTCAGAACCTTACGGTGCCCTGCCCGCGCAGGACTGGGTGGAGTTCGCGCTCATGGCGGGTGGCACCGATACCTCTGCTGCCATTGCAAGGTTCGGCCAGTCATGCGGTATGCAGGGCGCCTTCTGCGGGGTGGTGCACATGGCGGTGCGTCACGAACACGAACCGGAGACGGGCCTTGTGGAGAATGTCATGGGCGGAGGCGACTCGTGCGCGCGCGGGCTCATGCTGGGGATGCTGATGGGCGCGCGCCACGGTGGCGAGTGGTTGCCCCGGAGATGGCTTGATGCATTGCGTGTGACCGGAGAGGTGCGTGACTGGTTCGAGTCGCGCTAG
- a CDS encoding L-lactate permease, with amino-acid sequence MNWIQNYDPLSSALGSALVAAIPLFILFYMLAVKRAKGHVAAFLGTTSAIVLAIAVWGMPVSLAASATLYGAAYGLFPIVWIVITAVWVYNMTVESGEFEIIKDSLARLTDDRRLQAIFIAFAFGSFIEGTAGFGTPVAITASMLVGLGFNPLYAAGICLIANTAPVAFGAIGIPIIVAGQVTGLDTMHISQIVGRQLPFLSVIVPMWLCVTMCGFKRAMEVLPAVAVAGVCFAGSQFVFSNYHGPTLPDIMSAIVTIIGLVLLLRVWKPATTWRFPGEAEVELSAVSQYSAGDVIRAWMPYIILAVMVFFWGLDGVKKVLDGIFSVSVDWPGLHNLIEKTAPIAAKNAPYAAKYKLNLISAGGTAILLSGLLAVPVMPKYGFDKAIACLFRTFYQLRFPVVTIAMILGLAQIMNYSGMSSTLGIAFTKTGWLFPFFAPLLGWLGVFLTGSDTSSNALFGGMQRATAEAVGVDPHLTVAANSSGGVTGKMISPQSISVATASTNMVGQEGSLFRFTLGHSIAMTLFVCVLTLLQAYPLKGMLP; translated from the coding sequence ATGAATTGGATCCAGAACTACGACCCGCTGTCCAGCGCGCTCGGCTCGGCCCTTGTGGCGGCCATTCCGCTGTTCATCCTGTTCTACATGCTCGCGGTCAAGCGGGCCAAGGGCCATGTGGCCGCATTCCTCGGCACGACCAGCGCCATCGTCCTCGCCATCGCGGTGTGGGGCATGCCCGTGTCTCTTGCCGCCAGCGCCACGCTGTACGGGGCGGCCTATGGTCTGTTCCCCATCGTGTGGATCGTCATCACCGCCGTGTGGGTCTATAACATGACCGTCGAGTCGGGCGAGTTCGAGATCATCAAGGATTCGCTGGCCCGCCTCACCGACGACCGTCGCCTGCAGGCCATCTTCATCGCCTTCGCCTTCGGCTCGTTCATCGAAGGTACGGCCGGCTTCGGCACGCCTGTCGCCATCACCGCGTCCATGCTGGTGGGCCTCGGCTTCAACCCGCTCTACGCCGCGGGTATCTGCCTCATCGCCAACACCGCCCCGGTGGCCTTCGGCGCCATCGGCATCCCGATCATCGTCGCAGGTCAGGTCACCGGCCTCGACACCATGCACATCAGCCAGATTGTCGGCCGTCAGCTTCCCTTCCTGTCGGTCATCGTCCCCATGTGGCTGTGCGTGACCATGTGCGGCTTCAAGCGTGCCATGGAAGTGCTGCCCGCCGTCGCCGTCGCGGGTGTGTGCTTCGCCGGTTCGCAGTTCGTGTTCTCCAACTACCACGGCCCCACCCTGCCGGACATCATGTCCGCCATCGTCACCATCATCGGCCTCGTGCTGCTGCTTCGCGTATGGAAGCCCGCCACCACGTGGCGCTTCCCCGGTGAGGCCGAGGTGGAACTGAGCGCCGTGTCGCAGTACAGCGCGGGTGACGTCATCCGTGCATGGATGCCCTACATCATCCTTGCCGTCATGGTGTTCTTCTGGGGTCTCGACGGTGTGAAGAAGGTGCTCGACGGCATCTTCTCCGTCTCGGTCGACTGGCCCGGCCTGCACAACCTCATCGAGAAGACCGCCCCCATCGCCGCCAAGAACGCCCCTTACGCAGCCAAGTACAAGCTGAACCTCATCTCGGCTGGCGGTACCGCCATTCTTCTCTCCGGTCTGCTGGCTGTGCCCGTGATGCCCAAGTACGGCTTCGACAAGGCCATCGCCTGCCTGTTCCGCACCTTCTACCAGCTGCGCTTCCCCGTCGTGACCATCGCCATGATCCTCGGCCTCGCCCAGATCATGAACTACTCGGGCATGAGCTCCACGCTGGGCATCGCCTTCACCAAGACCGGCTGGCTCTTCCCGTTCTTCGCGCCGCTGCTCGGCTGGCTTGGCGTGTTCCTTACCGGTTCCGACACCTCGTCCAACGCCCTCTTCGGCGGGATGCAGCGTGCCACCGCAGAGGCCGTGGGTGTCGACCCGCACCTCACCGTGGCTGCCAACTCCTCGGGTGGCGTCACCGGCAAGATGATCTCGCCCCAGTCCATCTCGGTGGCGACCGCTTCGACCAACATGGTCGGTCAGGAAGGTTCCCTCTTCCGCTTCACGCTGGGGCACAGCATCGCCATGACGCTCTTCGTGTGCGTGCTGACGCTGCTGCAGGCCTACCCGTTGAAGGGCATGTTGCCGTAA
- a CDS encoding acetolactate synthase large subunit, producing MNAATLFVRCLEAEGVDHIFGIPGEENLAFLEALRTSSIRLVLTRHEQAAGFMAATYGRLTGRPGVCLSTLGPGATNLVTAVAYARLGGMPLIVITGQKPIKHSKQGRFQILDVVRMMEPITKSTRQVASGSAIPSLVREAFRLAAKEKPGPVHIELPEDIAAEEVATTPHTPSLVRPAQADPELVGEAARRIRKAKRPLLLMAAGANRHDVCGHLRRFIDTTGMFFFSTQMGKGAVDQRHPRSLGTAALSDHDYLHCAIERADCIVNVGHDVVEKPPFFMHRDDGRTVIHVNVFPAQVDDVYFPQLEVVGDIGESLQLMADIVGRCPGADDDYLRRIKEHIDAHVYATGLTNSFPPTPQSIVSEVREAMPENGVLALDNGMYKLWFARNYRAYAPNTLLLDNALATMGAGLPSALAVALLRPGTPVAALCGDGGFMMNSQELETAVRLGVDLTVMVLRDDGYGMIKWKQAGMELPVHGLDFGNPDFVRYAESYGATGHRVSAPDGLRQTLRRCLATPGVHLIEVPVDYSENEKVFIEELRSKTCLL from the coding sequence ATGAACGCCGCCACGCTTTTCGTCCGCTGTCTCGAAGCAGAGGGCGTCGACCATATCTTCGGCATCCCCGGCGAGGAGAATCTCGCCTTTCTCGAGGCCCTGCGTACCTCGTCCATCAGGCTCGTACTCACCCGCCACGAACAGGCGGCGGGCTTCATGGCAGCCACCTACGGCAGACTCACGGGACGCCCCGGCGTATGCCTCTCGACCCTCGGCCCCGGTGCCACCAATCTCGTCACCGCCGTGGCCTATGCACGCCTCGGGGGTATGCCGCTCATCGTCATCACCGGGCAGAAGCCCATCAAGCACAGCAAGCAGGGGCGGTTCCAGATTCTCGATGTGGTGCGCATGATGGAACCCATCACCAAGTCGACCCGGCAGGTGGCTTCGGGTTCCGCCATCCCCTCGCTGGTGCGTGAGGCGTTCCGCCTTGCCGCCAAGGAGAAGCCCGGCCCCGTGCATATCGAACTGCCGGAGGACATCGCCGCCGAAGAGGTCGCCACCACACCCCACACCCCTTCGCTGGTTCGCCCTGCACAGGCCGACCCTGAACTCGTGGGCGAAGCCGCGCGACGCATCCGCAAGGCCAAACGCCCGCTGCTGCTCATGGCGGCAGGGGCCAACCGGCACGACGTATGCGGCCACCTGCGCCGCTTCATCGACACCACCGGCATGTTCTTCTTCTCCACCCAGATGGGGAAAGGGGCGGTCGACCAGCGGCACCCCCGGTCTCTCGGCACGGCGGCACTCTCTGACCACGACTACCTGCACTGCGCCATCGAACGTGCCGACTGCATCGTCAACGTGGGGCACGACGTGGTGGAGAAGCCGCCCTTCTTCATGCACCGCGACGACGGGCGCACCGTCATCCACGTGAACGTCTTCCCGGCGCAGGTCGATGACGTGTACTTCCCGCAGCTTGAGGTGGTGGGCGACATCGGCGAATCGCTGCAACTCATGGCCGACATCGTCGGACGCTGCCCCGGCGCGGACGACGACTACCTCAGGCGCATCAAGGAACACATCGACGCCCACGTCTACGCCACCGGCCTCACCAACTCCTTTCCGCCCACGCCTCAGAGCATCGTCAGCGAGGTGCGCGAAGCCATGCCCGAGAACGGCGTGCTGGCCCTCGACAACGGCATGTACAAGCTGTGGTTCGCCCGCAACTACCGCGCCTATGCCCCCAACACCCTGCTGCTGGACAACGCCCTCGCCACCATGGGGGCGGGCCTTCCCTCGGCCCTTGCCGTGGCCCTGCTGCGCCCCGGCACCCCCGTGGCGGCCCTGTGCGGCGACGGCGGGTTCATGATGAACTCGCAGGAACTCGAGACGGCGGTGCGCCTCGGCGTCGACCTCACGGTCATGGTGCTGCGCGACGACGGCTACGGCATGATCAAATGGAAGCAGGCGGGCATGGAACTGCCCGTGCATGGTCTCGACTTCGGCAACCCCGACTTCGTGCGCTACGCCGAAAGCTACGGGGCCACGGGGCATCGCGTCTCAGCCCCTGACGGGCTGCGCCAGACCCTGCGCCGCTGCCTCGCCACGCCGGGCGTCCATCTCATCGAAGTCCCGGTGGACTACAGCGAGAACGAAAAGGTCTTCATCGAAGAACTCCGCAGCAAGACATGCCTGCTGTGA
- a CDS encoding glycosyltransferase, with protein sequence MHAYDTLLAHHVTLHLLHGYSQPGYAMLWADALLRDLDRQPPAFRQGRLHFAAGLLRQALMLHPFDDALRGLVNTLSRMAPPSPEYAAWLRGVEACIGEHANVPSNEALGRAYDLPPSPDAVLEAVRVAVGSASHGDAFACLLRLWELGSWEHMAAGVTAFMATPVASLVAPLFAHAALAAGDDDCAASCVAVSLPSPLLTLYHARRAHAAGDRDGARDLYAQALAGEPAQLHLLRTLDDLDRPAPPADILAGKRIGIGFYTWNKFEVTLDTLRSLLASDTGGATIALINNGSTTFSREDFETAVRATAAGRPVELIHLPVNVGAPAARNWLWHLDSMREADLFAFLDDDVLLPQDWLRCYVQDMEEHPGTVVVGPKGVNPGTLPTVQYVARFFEKTGRHLIRFTNNAPLVMDFGQYDHARPCLSVMGCCHLLDRRACQRLGVPDFDIRFSPSQVDDLEHDIQVWKAGGMVRYDGRVRVVHRQDAGRAAPLSEAAWGHVWGNHHKMERKFTEEELASIDRATRRADARDLLATYGRTAPRLPAAARMLAGLCVRTLQAAAE encoded by the coding sequence ATGCACGCCTATGACACCCTGCTCGCACATCATGTGACGCTGCATCTGCTGCACGGCTACAGCCAGCCGGGCTATGCCATGCTGTGGGCCGACGCCCTCCTGCGCGACCTCGACCGGCAGCCGCCCGCCTTCAGGCAGGGGCGTCTGCATTTCGCGGCGGGGCTGCTGCGCCAGGCACTCATGCTGCATCCTTTCGACGACGCCCTGCGTGGACTGGTGAATACGCTCTCGCGCATGGCCCCGCCGTCTCCGGAGTATGCGGCATGGCTGCGGGGCGTGGAGGCGTGCATCGGCGAACATGCCAACGTGCCCTCCAATGAGGCGCTTGGGCGTGCCTATGATTTGCCGCCCTCGCCCGATGCCGTTCTGGAGGCCGTGCGCGTTGCGGTGGGCAGTGCGTCACACGGTGACGCCTTCGCCTGCCTGTTGCGCTTATGGGAACTTGGTTCGTGGGAGCACATGGCAGCAGGCGTGACCGCGTTCATGGCGACCCCGGTGGCGTCGCTGGTGGCACCCCTCTTCGCCCATGCGGCCCTTGCGGCCGGAGATGACGATTGCGCTGCGTCATGCGTTGCCGTGTCGCTGCCTTCGCCCCTGCTCACGCTCTACCATGCCCGTCGCGCCCATGCCGCTGGCGACCGTGATGGGGCGCGTGACCTGTATGCACAGGCACTGGCGGGCGAACCCGCGCAGTTGCACCTGTTGCGGACGCTGGACGACCTCGACCGCCCTGCGCCACCGGCTGACATCCTTGCGGGCAAGCGCATAGGCATCGGCTTCTATACGTGGAACAAGTTCGAGGTGACCCTCGATACCCTGCGCAGCCTGCTGGCGTCGGACACGGGCGGGGCGACCATCGCGCTCATCAACAACGGTTCGACGACCTTCTCGCGTGAAGACTTCGAGACTGCGGTGCGCGCCACCGCCGCCGGAAGGCCCGTTGAACTCATCCACCTGCCCGTGAACGTGGGCGCGCCTGCGGCCCGAAACTGGCTGTGGCACCTCGATTCCATGCGCGAGGCCGACCTTTTCGCCTTCCTCGATGACGACGTGCTGCTGCCGCAGGACTGGCTGCGTTGCTATGTGCAGGACATGGAAGAGCATCCCGGCACGGTGGTGGTGGGCCCCAAGGGCGTGAACCCCGGTACCCTGCCCACGGTGCAGTACGTGGCGCGTTTCTTCGAGAAGACGGGCAGGCATCTCATACGCTTCACCAACAATGCCCCGCTGGTCATGGATTTTGGGCAGTACGACCATGCGAGGCCCTGCCTCTCCGTCATGGGCTGCTGCCATCTTCTGGACAGACGTGCATGCCAGCGTCTGGGCGTGCCGGATTTCGACATCCGTTTCTCGCCTTCGCAGGTCGATGACCTCGAACACGACATTCAGGTGTGGAAGGCGGGGGGGATGGTGCGGTACGACGGCAGGGTGCGCGTCGTGCACCGGCAGGACGCCGGTCGCGCAGCCCCTCTTTCGGAAGCGGCATGGGGCCATGTGTGGGGCAATCATCACAAGATGGAACGCAAGTTCACCGAAGAAGAACTCGCGTCCATCGACAGGGCCACTCGCCGTGCCGATGCGAGGGACCTTCTCGCCACCTATGGCAGAACCGCCCCGAGACTGCCTGCTGCTGCACGGATGCTGGCAGGGCTTTGCGTCAGGACATTGCAGGCCGCTGCGGAATGA
- a CDS encoding class II glutamine amidotransferase domain-containing protein, which yields MCRLFALTSTSPVSPMLAINALNVMKEGHDGSGVGLYLSGLEGPFAAHEGRPVLSGIFTDAGRKRLDALMKERGFRPVHSLEIRKTDPPAGTPRRGMYLAQVYEPAPAWEELSAAHRAASLVETRVAIREAGEEKRDMMAFSFWPGVVMIKEVGDPLTIGRWLDLDRSDLHARRILCQGRQNTNYAINLYACHPFFIEGVCTMTNGENTAFVPIREYLQTRGIPGYMGYQSDSEVFAHILHFTLRRLGLPLEAYKHVITPLRGAELAEHPDSATLTRLQTVCRRMIIDGPNCVIGVTPEGTMFMVQDRKKLRPGVVGGKPGIYAFSSEICGLDAAIPDRDPALDFQPMHLDTAYVRPDCQEVTVCSQLKALPPRP from the coding sequence ATGTGTCGCCTGTTCGCCCTGACCTCCACATCCCCGGTCTCGCCCATGCTCGCCATCAATGCCCTCAATGTCATGAAGGAAGGGCACGATGGGTCGGGCGTGGGCCTGTATCTTTCGGGGCTTGAAGGTCCTTTCGCCGCCCACGAGGGGCGGCCCGTCCTTTCGGGCATCTTCACCGATGCCGGACGCAAGCGCCTTGACGCGCTCATGAAGGAGCGCGGCTTCCGCCCGGTGCACAGTCTTGAAATCCGCAAGACCGACCCGCCTGCGGGCACGCCGCGCCGGGGCATGTACCTTGCGCAGGTGTACGAACCCGCCCCGGCATGGGAAGAGCTTTCGGCCGCGCACCGCGCCGCCTCGCTGGTGGAGACGCGCGTCGCCATCCGCGAAGCCGGTGAAGAGAAGCGCGACATGATGGCCTTCTCCTTCTGGCCCGGTGTGGTGATGATCAAGGAGGTGGGCGACCCGCTCACCATCGGTCGCTGGCTCGACCTCGACAGGAGCGACCTGCACGCGCGCCGCATCCTGTGTCAGGGCCGCCAGAACACCAACTACGCCATCAATCTCTATGCGTGCCACCCGTTCTTCATCGAAGGCGTGTGCACCATGACCAACGGCGAGAACACCGCCTTCGTGCCCATCCGCGAGTACCTCCAGACCCGCGGCATCCCCGGCTACATGGGCTACCAGTCCGACTCCGAGGTATTCGCGCACATCCTGCACTTCACGCTCAGGCGTCTCGGTCTGCCGCTGGAGGCGTACAAGCACGTCATCACGCCCCTGCGCGGCGCGGAACTGGCCGAACACCCCGACAGCGCCACGCTGACGCGGCTTCAGACCGTGTGCCGTCGCATGATCATCGACGGCCCCAACTGTGTCATCGGCGTCACGCCCGAGGGCACCATGTTCATGGTGCAGGACCGCAAGAAGCTGCGCCCCGGCGTGGTGGGCGGCAAGCCGGGCATCTACGCCTTCTCGTCGGAAATCTGCGGCCTCGACGCGGCCATCCCCGACCGCGACCCCGCGCTGGACTTCCAGCCCATGCATCTCGACACGGCCTACGTCAGGCCGGATTGTCAGGAGGTCACCGTATGCAGCCAGCTCAAGGCATTACCCCCTCGACCCTGA
- a CDS encoding FAD-dependent oxidoreductase, translating to MSGNETIRIGGLDNGERVSSRRLEERIQQAVQDGARTIDIEAAGQHGIGGRLWVARTEPVRVTVRGAVGQRLGSMGCEGTSIEVMGPASEDVGWLNAGADILIHGNVGGGTANAMAQGRIRVGGNIGSRGMTMTKQNPRFTAPELWVLGSVGDYFAEFMAGGTAVVCGFNAQNPANVLGYRPCVGMVGGRILVRGPYDGFSQADARLDPIDDALWQWLVDGLADFTAALGKPELAAALSVREEWQCIVARGPYEKTGKTRRSISDFRRNVWDRELGMGGLVGDLTSLDRSPIPLITTGELRRFVPVWENARYAAPCQSSCPTGIPVQERWRLVRDGLVDEAVDMALAYTPFPATVCGYLCPNLCMQGCTRNLQRMKPVDVTMLGKAGVRSDIPALPPLTGQRVAVVGGGAAGISVAWQLRMRGIEAVIHDMEPLLGGKIASAIPESRIPREVLDAELERVRKVLPHIHLHRKLTKDDFEQLRADFDFVVLATGASKPRMLPVPGRELATTALDFLRDAKSGNGKPCKRVVIVGAGNVGCDVATEAARLGAESITLVDIQTPAAFGKERDEAEHVGATFRWPCFTREVTADGLVLTTGELIPADTVVFSIGDAPDLDYLPDTIATERGYVTVNDLGQTTDARVFAIGDVVRPGLLTQAIGAGRKAAGAIADMAEGKRPVSDTREMVDTARIKLEYFDPRISGFDDLERCGEACVSCGACRDCGVCETICPQGAISRRDLGEGRFEMTVDGERCIGCGFCAGACPCGIWNLVENTPLE from the coding sequence ATGTCCGGCAATGAAACGATCCGCATCGGCGGACTGGATAACGGAGAGCGCGTCTCGTCGCGCAGGCTCGAAGAGCGCATACAACAGGCCGTACAGGATGGCGCGCGCACCATCGACATCGAGGCGGCAGGGCAGCACGGCATAGGCGGTCGCCTGTGGGTTGCCCGCACCGAACCCGTGCGCGTGACCGTGCGCGGCGCGGTGGGCCAGCGTCTCGGTTCCATGGGATGCGAAGGCACCAGCATAGAGGTCATGGGCCCCGCCTCCGAGGACGTGGGCTGGCTCAACGCCGGGGCCGACATCCTCATCCACGGCAACGTGGGCGGGGGCACGGCCAACGCCATGGCGCAAGGCCGCATCCGCGTGGGCGGCAACATCGGCTCGCGCGGCATGACCATGACCAAGCAGAACCCGCGCTTCACCGCCCCCGAACTCTGGGTGCTGGGGAGCGTGGGCGACTATTTCGCCGAGTTCATGGCGGGCGGCACCGCCGTGGTCTGCGGGTTCAACGCACAGAACCCCGCCAACGTGCTGGGCTACCGCCCGTGCGTGGGCATGGTGGGCGGGCGCATCCTCGTGCGCGGTCCCTATGACGGCTTCTCGCAGGCCGACGCGCGCCTCGACCCCATCGACGACGCCCTGTGGCAGTGGCTGGTGGACGGCCTTGCCGACTTCACCGCCGCCCTCGGCAAGCCCGAACTCGCCGCCGCGCTCTCGGTGCGTGAGGAGTGGCAGTGCATCGTGGCGCGCGGCCCCTACGAGAAGACGGGCAAGACCCGCCGCTCCATCTCCGACTTCCGCCGCAACGTGTGGGACCGAGAACTGGGCATGGGCGGTCTTGTGGGCGACCTGACGTCGCTCGACCGCAGCCCCATCCCGCTCATCACCACCGGCGAACTGCGCCGCTTCGTGCCCGTGTGGGAGAACGCCCGCTACGCGGCCCCTTGCCAGTCGAGTTGCCCCACGGGCATTCCCGTACAGGAACGGTGGCGGCTGGTGCGTGACGGACTCGTGGACGAGGCCGTGGACATGGCGCTGGCCTACACACCCTTTCCCGCCACTGTATGCGGCTACCTGTGCCCCAACCTCTGCATGCAGGGCTGCACCCGCAACCTGCAACGCATGAAGCCCGTGGACGTGACCATGCTCGGCAAGGCCGGGGTGCGTTCCGACATACCGGCCCTGCCGCCCCTCACCGGGCAGCGCGTGGCCGTGGTGGGCGGCGGTGCGGCGGGCATCTCCGTGGCGTGGCAGTTACGGATGCGCGGCATCGAAGCCGTCATCCACGACATGGAGCCTCTCCTCGGCGGCAAGATTGCCTCGGCCATTCCCGAAAGCCGCATCCCGCGCGAGGTTCTCGACGCTGAACTCGAACGCGTACGCAAGGTGCTGCCCCACATCCACCTGCACCGCAAGCTGACGAAGGACGACTTCGAACAGTTGCGCGCCGACTTCGACTTCGTGGTGCTGGCGACCGGGGCGAGCAAACCCCGTATGCTGCCCGTACCCGGCAGGGAGTTGGCGACCACGGCCCTCGACTTCCTGCGCGATGCCAAGTCCGGCAACGGCAAGCCCTGCAAGCGCGTGGTCATCGTCGGCGCGGGCAACGTGGGATGCGACGTGGCCACCGAAGCCGCACGCCTCGGTGCCGAATCCATCACCCTCGTCGACATCCAGACCCCCGCCGCCTTCGGCAAGGAGCGCGACGAAGCCGAACATGTGGGTGCCACCTTCCGCTGGCCCTGCTTCACCCGCGAGGTGACCGCAGATGGGCTGGTGCTCACCACCGGCGAGCTCATCCCCGCCGACACGGTGGTCTTCTCCATCGGCGATGCGCCCGACCTCGACTACCTGCCCGACACCATCGCCACGGAACGCGGCTACGTCACGGTCAACGACCTTGGCCAGACCACCGACGCCCGCGTCTTCGCCATCGGCGACGTGGTGCGCCCCGGTCTGCTGACGCAGGCCATCGGCGCAGGTCGCAAGGCCGCCGGTGCCATCGCGGACATGGCAGAGGGCAAACGCCCCGTCTCCGACACCCGCGAGATGGTGGACACCGCCCGCATCAAGCTTGAATACTTCGACCCGCGCATCTCCGGCTTCGACGACCTCGAACGTTGCGGCGAAGCGTGTGTGAGTTGCGGCGCATGCCGCGACTGCGGCGTGTGCGAGACCATCTGCCCGCAGGGGGCCATCTCGCGCCGCGACCTCGGCGAAGGACGCTTCGAGATGACTGTGGACGGCGAACGATGCATCGGTTGCGGCTTCTGCGCCGGGGCGTGCCCGTGCGGCATCTGGAACCTCGTGGAGAACACGCCGCTGGAGTAG